A single region of the Bacteroides luhongzhouii genome encodes:
- a CDS encoding MATE family efflux transporter yields the protein MNYTYKQIWLINFPVMMSILMEQLINITDAVFLGHVGEVELGASALAGIYYLAVYMLGFGFSIGMQVMIARRNGERQYKETGRTFFQGLYFLSGMAIILCLLLHWASPLILCQLITSDEIYQAVIQYLDWRSFGLLFSFPFLAFRSFLVGITTTKALSGAAATAVCINIPFNYLLIFKLNLGISGAAMASSLAEFGAFAIFLLYMWVKIDKVKYGLKVVYDGKLLMKLLRLSVWSMLHAFISVAPWFLFFVAIEHLGKTELAISNITRSVSTVFFVIVNSFASTTGSLVSNLIGAGEGKELFPVCRKVLRLGYVVGLPLIGIALWGNQWIIGFYTNNEELVRLAFYPFIVMLLNYAFALPGYVYVNAVTGMGKTRLAFVFQLSTILIYLVYLYLLSGYFHASLTVFMTAEYLFVILLGMQSIIYLKRKSN from the coding sequence ATGAATTATACATATAAGCAAATATGGCTCATCAACTTTCCTGTGATGATGAGCATTCTGATGGAACAATTAATCAATATTACCGACGCTGTTTTTCTGGGGCACGTGGGAGAGGTAGAACTGGGAGCTTCCGCACTTGCCGGAATCTATTATTTGGCTGTTTATATGTTGGGTTTCGGATTCAGCATCGGGATGCAGGTGATGATTGCCCGGAGAAATGGGGAACGGCAGTATAAAGAGACAGGACGCACTTTTTTTCAAGGGTTATACTTTCTGTCGGGAATGGCAATCATTCTTTGCCTGTTGCTCCATTGGGCTTCTCCCTTGATCCTGTGTCAATTGATTACTTCCGACGAAATCTACCAGGCGGTGATTCAGTATCTGGATTGGCGTAGTTTCGGGCTGTTGTTCTCATTCCCTTTTTTAGCTTTCCGCTCTTTCCTGGTAGGGATCACAACCACCAAAGCACTGTCCGGAGCTGCTGCTACGGCTGTTTGCATCAATATTCCTTTCAACTATTTACTGATATTCAAACTGAATCTGGGCATATCCGGAGCGGCTATGGCTTCTTCTTTAGCAGAGTTTGGAGCTTTTGCCATATTCCTATTATATATGTGGGTGAAGATAGATAAAGTGAAATATGGATTGAAGGTCGTCTACGATGGGAAGTTGTTGATGAAGTTATTGCGATTGTCTGTATGGAGCATGCTTCATGCTTTTATCAGCGTTGCTCCCTGGTTTTTGTTCTTTGTTGCTATCGAACATCTGGGAAAGACGGAACTTGCCATTTCCAATATAACCCGTAGTGTTTCTACTGTCTTTTTTGTAATAGTCAATTCTTTTGCGTCCACCACGGGCTCATTGGTCAGTAATTTGATAGGAGCGGGAGAAGGCAAAGAACTTTTTCCCGTTTGCCGTAAAGTTCTTAGGCTGGGGTATGTCGTGGGGCTTCCATTGATAGGTATAGCTCTTTGGGGTAACCAATGGATTATCGGATTTTATACGAATAATGAGGAGCTGGTGAGACTGGCTTTTTATCCTTTTATAGTCATGCTGTTGAATTATGCTTTTGCATTGCCCGGATATGTTTATGTCAACGCTGTTACCGGTATGGGAAAGACGAGACTCGCTTTTGTCTTTCAATTAAGCACTATTTTGATATATCTGGTTTATTTGTATCTGTTGAGTGGATATTTTCATGCTTCCCTGACTGTGTTTATGACAGCAGAATATTTGTTTGTTATTCTCTTGGGGATGCAATCTATCATTTACTTAAAGAGGAAATCCAACTAG
- a CDS encoding aspartokinase, with the protein MKICKFEKIKDEDEIRQVINCIQNEHPYVAVVPTLTPLQEWLQSISASWFHEEDEVSHATVNIIGEYCCTLANHLLTDPQLNQEMKTRIQECIKKIHILVEDKADFLIDKMIKAKVYGLSGDLLTYCLRQQGLRARTLDTGKFMQLNLERKPDIPYIQESIQSYIDENRNVDIFIAPLSICRNVYGEIDFMNEQRNDYYATVLAALFKADEILLSTPINHIYANLNCRREQHSLTYTEAEQLINSGVHLLYADCVTLAARSNIVIRLTDPHDLTTERLYISSHDAGNSVKAILSQDSVTFVRFTSLNVLPGYLFIGKILEVINKYQINVISMASSNVSVSMILTASRDTLRIIQKELYKYAEMIADENMSVIHIIGSLHWERTQVESHIMDTIKDIPISLISYGGSDHCFTLSVHSTYKNKLISSLSKQFLENQCAA; encoded by the coding sequence ATGAAAATTTGCAAATTCGAGAAAATAAAAGATGAAGATGAAATAAGACAGGTAATCAATTGTATTCAAAACGAACATCCTTATGTAGCTGTAGTTCCTACATTGACACCATTGCAGGAATGGTTACAGTCTATTTCCGCCAGTTGGTTTCACGAAGAAGATGAAGTTTCCCATGCCACAGTCAATATCATCGGGGAGTATTGCTGCACCCTTGCCAATCATCTACTCACAGATCCGCAACTCAATCAGGAAATGAAAACCCGGATTCAAGAATGCATAAAGAAAATACATATACTTGTGGAGGACAAAGCAGATTTCCTGATTGATAAAATGATAAAAGCCAAGGTATACGGATTATCCGGCGATTTACTTACTTATTGCTTACGTCAACAAGGACTTCGGGCCCGGACTTTAGATACCGGCAAATTTATGCAGCTCAATCTGGAAAGAAAACCGGACATTCCATATATCCAGGAATCTATCCAATCATATATCGACGAAAACCGGAATGTAGATATTTTTATCGCCCCACTTTCCATTTGCAGAAACGTGTATGGTGAAATAGACTTCATGAACGAACAACGTAATGATTACTATGCCACAGTGCTTGCTGCCCTGTTCAAAGCCGACGAAATACTTTTATCTACTCCCATCAACCATATTTATGCAAACCTGAACTGCCGGAGGGAGCAACATTCTCTTACTTATACAGAAGCAGAACAACTGATTAACAGCGGAGTACATCTGCTCTATGCAGACTGCGTCACCCTTGCGGCACGCTCCAACATAGTTATCCGCCTGACCGACCCGCACGACCTGACAACGGAACGGCTCTATATCTCTTCTCATGACGCAGGAAACAGTGTCAAAGCCATTCTCTCACAGGATTCGGTTACTTTTGTGCGTTTCACCTCATTGAATGTATTGCCCGGCTATTTGTTTATAGGTAAAATATTGGAAGTTATCAACAAATATCAAATTAATGTCATCTCAATGGCCTCATCCAATGTATCCGTTTCAATGATATTGACAGCCAGTCGGGATACGTTACGAATCATCCAAAAGGAACTATATAAATATGCCGAAATGATTGCGGATGAAAACATGTCTGTAATACACATCATCGGCTCACTTCATTGGGAACGTACCCAAGTAGAAAGCCATATTATGGATACCATCAAAGACATCCCTATATCTCTCATTTCTTATGGGGGAAGCGATCATTGTTTCACACTATCCGTGCACAGCACATATAAAAATAAACTAATCAGTTCGCTATCCAAACAATTTCTCGAAAACCAGTGCGCGGCCTGA
- a CDS encoding sigma-54-dependent transcriptional regulator, with product MNKILIIDDEVQIRSLLARMLELEGYEVCQAGDCKTAVRQLEIQSPDVALCDVFLPDGNGVDLVLNIKKIAPNVEVILLTAHGNIPDGVQAIKNGAFDYITKGDDNNKIIPLISRAVEKAKMNVRLEKLEKKVGQMYSFDSILGESKVLKESVSLAQKVSVTDVPVLLTGETGTGKEVFAQAIHYSSKRSKQNFVAVNCSSFSKELLESEMFGHKAGSFTGALKDKKGLFEEANNGTIFLDEIGEMAFELQAKLLRILETGEYIKIGDTKPTRVNVRIIAATNRNLQEEIKAGHFREDLFYRLSVFQVHLPSLRERTGDIRILATAFVKSFSEKLSYAVNEMTPAFLEALEQQPWKGNIRELRNVIERSLIVCEGGRLDICDLPLEIQNTHYECSDDSTGGFELAAMERRHIARVLEYTKGNKTEAARLLKIGLTTLYRKIEEYKI from the coding sequence ATGAATAAAATTCTTATTATTGACGATGAAGTTCAGATTCGCAGCCTTTTAGCTCGTATGCTGGAACTTGAGGGTTATGAAGTGTGTCAGGCAGGTGATTGCAAAACTGCTGTCAGACAACTGGAAATTCAATCGCCCGATGTAGCTTTATGCGATGTTTTTCTTCCTGATGGAAACGGAGTGGATCTGGTGTTGAATATCAAAAAAATAGCTCCCAATGTGGAGGTGATTCTTCTTACTGCCCACGGCAATATCCCCGACGGAGTGCAGGCTATCAAAAACGGTGCGTTTGATTATATAACGAAAGGAGATGATAATAACAAGATTATCCCTCTCATTAGTCGTGCCGTAGAGAAAGCAAAAATGAATGTCCGTTTGGAAAAACTAGAAAAGAAAGTCGGGCAGATGTATTCGTTCGATTCTATCCTGGGGGAGTCAAAAGTGCTGAAAGAGTCGGTATCTTTGGCGCAGAAGGTGTCTGTGACAGATGTTCCCGTATTGCTGACGGGAGAAACCGGAACGGGCAAGGAAGTCTTCGCGCAAGCTATACATTATAGTAGTAAGCGGAGCAAACAGAATTTTGTGGCAGTCAACTGTTCGTCTTTCAGCAAAGAACTGCTCGAAAGCGAGATGTTCGGACATAAGGCTGGTTCGTTTACCGGTGCGTTGAAAGATAAGAAAGGGCTTTTTGAAGAGGCCAATAACGGAACGATCTTTCTGGATGAAATCGGGGAGATGGCTTTCGAATTGCAGGCAAAGTTACTGCGTATCCTCGAAACAGGAGAATATATAAAGATAGGTGATACCAAGCCGACACGGGTAAATGTGCGTATCATCGCTGCCACTAACCGCAATTTGCAGGAGGAGATCAAAGCCGGACATTTCCGTGAGGACTTGTTTTATCGTCTTTCGGTTTTTCAGGTGCATCTTCCTTCGCTTCGCGAACGTACCGGTGATATCAGGATTCTTGCGACTGCTTTCGTCAAAAGTTTCTCTGAAAAGCTCTCGTATGCCGTCAATGAGATGACCCCTGCTTTTCTGGAAGCACTGGAACAACAGCCGTGGAAAGGGAATATCCGTGAGTTGAGAAACGTGATTGAGCGTAGCCTGATTGTTTGCGAAGGTGGACGACTGGATATCTGCGACCTTCCTTTGGAAATCCAGAACACTCATTATGAATGTTCGGACGATAGTACAGGTGGTTTTGAACTGGCTGCAATGGAGCGCAGGCATATTGCGCGTGTGTTGGAATATACGAAAGGGAATAAAACGGAAGCTGCCCGCTTGTTGAAAATCGGACTTACTACGCTGTATCGAAAGATAGAGGAATATAAAATCTGA
- a CDS encoding FAD-dependent oxidoreductase produces the protein MKIIIIGGVAGGATTAARIRRVDETAEIILLEKGKYISYANCGLPYYIGGVIEERDKLFVQTPEAFSTRFRVDVRTENEAIFIDRKRKTVTIRQSSEDTYEESYDKLVISTGASPVRPPLPGIDLSGIFTLRNVTDTDRIKEYIKSHAPRKAVIVGAGFIGLEMAENLHTQGAKVSIVEMGNQVMAPIDFSMASLVHQHLMDKGVNLYLEQAVASFSREGKGLKVTFKNGQSISADIVILSIGVRPETSLARAAELTIGPAGGIAVNDYLQTSDESIYAIGDAIEFRHPITGKPWLNYLAGPANRQGRIVADNVLGAKIPYEGSIGTSIAKVFDMTVASTGLPGKRLHQEEIDYMSSTIHPASHAGYYPDAMPMSIKITFDKKTGRLYGGQIVGYDGVDKRIDELALVIKHEGTIYDLMKVEQAYAPPFSSAKDPVALAGYVAEDIITGKTNPVYWRELRDIEMENKFLLDVRTPDEYSLGSLPGAVNIPLDELRDRLAELPKDKMIYTFCAVGLRGYLAYRILTQHGFNKVRNLSGGLKTYRAATAPIIIRENNGNEIDESPAQQGSAPQAKQPTVAKVSDTTVTAAAAVTADAPASPAKTVRVDACGLQCPGPILKMKKTMDTLASGERVEITSTDPGFPRDAAAWCSSTGNQLISRDSSGGKSIVVIEKGEPKSCNIVTSCEGKGKTFIMFSDDLDKALATFVLANGAAATGQKVTIFFTFWGLNVIKKLHKPETEKDIFGKMFGMMLPSSSKKLKLSKMSMGGIGGKMMRYIMNKKGIDSLESLRQQALENGVEFIACQMSMDVMGVKQEELLDEVTIGGVATYMERADNANVNLFI, from the coding sequence ATGAAAATAATTATTATTGGGGGAGTTGCAGGAGGAGCCACCACTGCTGCCCGAATCAGACGAGTAGATGAAACAGCAGAAATTATCCTTTTGGAAAAAGGAAAGTATATATCATACGCCAATTGCGGCCTTCCTTATTATATAGGAGGAGTGATAGAGGAACGGGATAAATTGTTCGTGCAAACGCCCGAAGCCTTCTCTACACGCTTCCGCGTGGATGTACGTACAGAAAATGAAGCGATTTTCATTGACCGGAAAAGAAAGACAGTGACCATCCGGCAAAGCAGTGAAGACACTTATGAGGAGAGCTACGATAAATTAGTCATCTCCACCGGAGCTTCCCCGGTACGTCCTCCCCTTCCGGGAATCGACCTTAGCGGAATCTTCACGCTAAGGAATGTTACCGACACAGATCGGATCAAAGAATATATCAAGAGCCACGCTCCGCGAAAAGCCGTTATCGTAGGAGCCGGATTTATTGGTCTGGAAATGGCGGAAAACTTACATACACAGGGAGCGAAAGTGTCGATTGTGGAAATGGGCAATCAAGTGATGGCTCCTATCGACTTCTCGATGGCATCGCTCGTCCACCAGCACTTGATGGATAAAGGAGTCAATCTTTATCTGGAACAAGCTGTCGCCTCTTTTAGCCGGGAGGGAAAAGGGTTGAAAGTAACGTTCAAAAATGGTCAGTCCATTTCTGCCGATATTGTTATCCTGTCGATCGGAGTACGCCCGGAAACCAGTCTGGCACGAGCTGCCGAACTGACTATCGGCCCTGCAGGAGGTATTGCCGTGAATGATTACCTGCAAACGTCTGATGAATCGATTTATGCTATCGGTGACGCAATCGAGTTCCGCCATCCGATCACCGGAAAACCCTGGCTCAACTATCTTGCCGGACCTGCCAACCGTCAGGGACGCATCGTTGCAGACAACGTTCTCGGGGCAAAAATACCTTACGAGGGTTCTATCGGCACTTCAATCGCAAAAGTTTTCGACATGACCGTTGCTTCAACCGGTTTACCCGGCAAGCGCCTGCACCAGGAAGAGATAGACTATATGTCGTCTACCATCCATCCCGCCTCTCATGCCGGCTACTATCCGGATGCCATGCCAATGAGTATCAAGATCACTTTCGATAAAAAGACAGGAAGATTGTACGGCGGGCAAATCGTCGGTTACGACGGAGTGGACAAACGGATTGACGAACTCGCGCTTGTCATCAAACACGAGGGAACGATCTACGACCTGATGAAAGTGGAACAAGCGTATGCTCCTCCGTTCTCTTCGGCCAAAGATCCGGTAGCACTGGCAGGATATGTAGCGGAAGACATCATTACCGGCAAAACCAATCCGGTATATTGGAGAGAGTTGCGGGACATTGAAATGGAAAATAAATTCCTCCTGGATGTCCGCACCCCGGACGAATATTCTTTAGGCAGCTTACCGGGTGCTGTGAATATTCCACTGGATGAGCTTCGTGACCGGCTGGCCGAACTGCCGAAAGATAAAATGATTTATACCTTCTGCGCTGTCGGGCTACGAGGGTATCTTGCTTACCGGATATTGACTCAACATGGATTTAACAAGGTGCGTAATCTCTCGGGAGGGCTGAAAACTTACCGGGCTGCCACTGCTCCGATTATCATACGAGAAAATAATGGAAATGAAATAGACGAATCACCCGCACAACAGGGGAGTGCTCCCCAAGCCAAGCAACCTACGGTTGCTAAGGTTTCAGATACCACGGTTACTGCCGCTGCTGCCGTCACCGCAGACGCCCCTGCAAGCCCCGCTAAAACAGTTCGGGTAGACGCCTGCGGATTACAATGTCCCGGCCCGATTTTGAAAATGAAGAAAACAATGGATACACTGGCATCAGGTGAACGGGTGGAAATCACCTCAACCGATCCAGGATTCCCGCGTGACGCTGCCGCATGGTGCAGTTCAACGGGCAATCAACTGATTTCGAGAGACAGCTCCGGAGGAAAATCTATTGTTGTCATAGAAAAAGGAGAACCAAAATCATGCAATATTGTTACTTCATGTGAGGGCAAAGGAAAAACATTCATCATGTTTAGTGATGATTTAGATAAAGCTTTAGCTACCTTTGTGCTCGCAAATGGCGCAGCTGCTACGGGACAAAAAGTCACCATCTTCTTTACGTTCTGGGGACTGAACGTCATCAAGAAGTTGCACAAACCGGAAACCGAAAAGGATATTTTCGGAAAAATGTTTGGCATGATGCTGCCTTCCAGCTCCAAAAAGCTGAAACTTTCTAAGATGAGTATGGGCGGAATAGGTGGAAAAATGATGCGGTATATCATGAACAAAAAAGGGATTGATTCACTGGAATCCCTGCGCCAGCAAGCGCTGGAAAACGGTGTGGAATTTATTGCTTGCCAGATGTCAATGGACGTGATGGGAGTCAAACAAGAAGAACTCCTGGACGAGGTGACCATTGGCGGCGTAGCAACATATATGGAACGGGCGGATAACGCAAACGTTAATCTATTTATTTAA
- a CDS encoding MarR family winged helix-turn-helix transcriptional regulator, with product MKTICAMRDVFKAIGNFETAFEKMYQISLNEAMILCALKEASDKVTATNLSKQTELSPSHTSKMLRILEEKGLIVRSLGSEDRRQMYFHLTQLGKQRVTELELDKVEIPDLLKPLF from the coding sequence ATGAAAACAATATGTGCAATGCGTGATGTATTCAAAGCAATAGGTAACTTTGAAACAGCATTTGAAAAAATGTACCAGATATCGCTCAATGAAGCAATGATATTGTGTGCCCTCAAAGAGGCTTCGGACAAAGTGACGGCTACCAACCTGTCCAAGCAAACCGAACTAAGCCCCTCACACACATCTAAAATGCTGCGGATACTGGAGGAAAAAGGGCTGATCGTCCGATCACTCGGAAGTGAAGACCGGAGACAGATGTATTTCCATCTGACTCAATTGGGTAAACAACGGGTAACTGAACTGGAACTTGATAAGGTAGAAATACCGGATCTACTAAAACCTCTGTTTTAA
- a CDS encoding DUF4136 domain-containing protein encodes MKKLIPILLAVFALASCEKDPDMGKLDDNYLVYTNYDKKADFKVPTFYLAPQILVISDSKEPEYLEGEGAEQILAAYTDNMEARGYAAAPDQESADLGIQVSYIASTYYFTSYTQPEWWWGYPGYWGPGYWGGNWGGGWYYPYAVTYSYSTNSFLTEMVNLKAEQGDNKKLPVVWTSYLTGFETGSKAVNRTLAVEAVNQSFTQSPYLTNK; translated from the coding sequence ATGAAGAAATTAATTCCTATTTTATTGGCGGTCTTTGCACTCGCTTCATGTGAAAAAGACCCGGACATGGGTAAGCTGGATGACAATTATCTGGTATACACTAACTACGACAAGAAAGCCGATTTCAAAGTTCCTACATTCTATCTGGCACCCCAGATTCTGGTTATCAGTGACAGTAAAGAACCGGAATATCTCGAAGGTGAAGGCGCAGAACAAATTCTGGCAGCTTATACAGACAATATGGAAGCTAGAGGTTACGCAGCAGCACCTGACCAGGAAAGCGCAGATCTTGGTATTCAGGTAAGCTACATCGCAAGTACTTATTATTTCACCAGCTACACACAACCTGAATGGTGGTGGGGTTATCCCGGATATTGGGGCCCTGGCTACTGGGGTGGCAACTGGGGTGGTGGATGGTACTACCCGTATGCTGTAACTTATAGTTATAGTACCAATTCCTTCCTGACGGAAATGGTAAACTTGAAAGCTGAACAAGGCGACAATAAAAAACTGCCTGTTGTATGGACAAGTTATCTGACCGGATTTGAGACTGGTTCCAAAGCTGTCAACCGTACTCTTGCAGTAGAAGCTGTCAACCAATCCTTTACTCAGTCACCTTATCTTACTAACAAATAA
- a CDS encoding porin family protein, whose translation MKTRKNIYFKVVALAAIAIAFAMPAKAQLSDNGYANIDWQFNAPLSNHFADKASGWGMNFEGGYFVTPNIGLGLFLNYHSNHEYVGRETFQMGAGEVTTDQQHTIFQLPFGAAARYQWNRGGSFQPYVSAKLGAEYAKIRSNFSMLEARENSWGFYASPEVGINVFPWVYGPGLHFALYYSYGTNKADVLHYSVDGLSNFGFRLGVSF comes from the coding sequence ATGAAAACAAGAAAAAATATATACTTCAAGGTAGTAGCCTTAGCGGCTATTGCCATCGCCTTCGCCATGCCGGCTAAGGCACAGCTATCGGACAATGGATATGCGAATATCGACTGGCAGTTCAATGCTCCGCTAAGTAATCATTTTGCAGATAAAGCAAGCGGTTGGGGTATGAACTTCGAAGGTGGTTATTTCGTGACTCCTAACATCGGCTTGGGTCTTTTCCTCAACTATCACAGTAACCACGAATATGTAGGTCGCGAAACCTTCCAGATGGGCGCCGGTGAAGTGACTACCGATCAGCAACATACCATTTTCCAATTGCCTTTCGGTGCTGCCGCACGTTACCAGTGGAATCGTGGTGGATCTTTTCAACCATACGTCAGTGCTAAATTAGGTGCTGAATATGCTAAAATCCGTTCTAATTTCAGCATGCTGGAAGCAAGAGAAAACAGTTGGGGATTCTACGCTTCTCCTGAAGTAGGTATCAATGTATTCCCATGGGTTTACGGACCGGGCTTGCACTTTGCTTTGTACTACAGCTATGGTACCAACAAGGCTGACGTACTGCATTACAGTGTAGATGGATTGAGCAACTTCGGCTTCCGCTTGGGTGTATCCTTCTAA